The following proteins are encoded in a genomic region of Amphiura filiformis chromosome 11, Afil_fr2py, whole genome shotgun sequence:
- the LOC140163653 gene encoding uncharacterized protein: MGRKKKKPMKPWCWYCNREFDDEKILIQHQKAKHFKCHICHKKLYTGPGLAIHCMQVHKENIDKVPNALPGRHDIEIEIYGMEGIPDKDLQEHAAKANEQKRKEKEMEQGGASDDQGPSTGMPPMNVPPGMPPMGMPPGAPGMPRGMQPGMQQRMPGMPSGAPGMPGFPGMPPMMPGMPMPPGMPVPPGMPPFPMPPMGMPGMPPMPQVCSHPGLVCRVCQVCQPQQHREHRRRQPVQLQVNHLQQQQQGLQGRPAQLKCQSHCSQVQHRFYENQIYHIAGLNLISSKYSCVSNLEKGISVDVHVLQLHQLSFVLALLEHPSTASSGPVGADFRPLASQARTAGPGVPGDHSIGPVKPTFPAAAYSAAPTTTSAAASAASKPTSAGGDSGSTSSATKSGSSTVTSSIKSGPSTSSTSKIIHPDEEMSLEELRASMSKYKKAPPSSSTIPGVSQAPRMQQQQQQPQVQPRMAGNMMAGMQGMGPPGRMPQQQGGMGMQMQGQMQGQMGQRMGMAAQGAMQMNGQRMPQFQMGQMPGYGMPPHHGMPGMNYPGGPHPGMMGGMPQRMPPQMGDGRPPMMQGGRY, from the exons ATGGGTCGAAAGAAGAAGAAGCCTATGAAGCCATGGTGCTG GTATTGTAACAGAGAATTTGATGATGAGAAGATTTTAATACAACATCAGAAAGCAAAACATTTCAAATGTCATATATGTCACAAGAAGTTATACACAGGGCCAGGATTAGCCATTCATTGTATGCAG GTTCACAAAGAAAATATAGACAAGGTTCCTAATGCACTCCCTGGAAGGCATGACATAGAGATAGAAATTTATGGCATGGAAGGAATACCTGACAAGGACCTTCAGGAACATGCGGCAAAAGCAAATG aacaaaaaagaaaagaaaaggagatGGAGCAAGGTGGTGCATCAGACGACCAAGGCCCATCAACCGGCATGCCTCCCATGAATGTTCCACCAGGAATGCCCCCAATGGGTATGCCCCCGGGAGCACCAGGAATGCCTCGGGGAATGCAACCGGGAATGCAACAGAGAATGCCCGGTATGCCTTCGGGAGCTCCAGGGATGCCAGGCTTCCCGGGTATGCCACCGATGATGCCGGGCATGCCCATGCCTCCTGGGATGCCAGTACCGCCCGGTATGCCACCTTTCCCGATGCCGCCTATGGGAATGCCGGG CATGCCACCGATGCCCCAGGTATGTTCCCACCCAGGCCTGGTATGCCGGGTATGCCAGGTATGCCAACCACAACAGCACAGAGAACACAGACGCCGGCAACCAGTGCAGCTGCAAGTCAACCAtttgcagcagcagcagcaagggCTCCAAGGCCGGCCGGCCCAGCTCAAATGCCAAAGCCATTGTTCCCAAGTGCAGCACCG ATTTTATGAGAACCAGATATACCATATCGCAGGCCTCAATTTGATTTCAAGTAAGTACTCTTGTGTGTCCAACCTAGAAAAAGGTATTTCGGTTGATGTTCATGTCTTGCAATTACATCAACTCTCCTTTGTCCTTGCATTGTTAGAGCAT CCATCCACAGCGTCATCAGGTCCAGTAGGGGCTGATTTTAGACCTCTTGCATCTCAAGCCAGAACGGCAGGTCCAGGTGTCCCAGGCGACCATTCCATCGGCCCTGTCAAACCTACATTCCCAGCAGCTGCCTACTCAGCAGCACCGACTACTACCTCCGCTGCCGCCTCGGCAGCGTCAAAACCAACAAGCGCTGGAGGAGATTCGGGGTCGACGTCATCGGCGACGAAGTCGGGGTCAAGCACGGTAACGTCAAGCATCAAATCGGGTCCGTCAACATCATcaactagtaagataatacatcCTGATGAAGAGATGTCACTG GAGGAACTGCGAGCCAGCATGTCTAAATACAAGAAAGCTCCTCCCTCATCCAGTACCATACCAGGTGTATCACAAGCCCCTAGaatgcagcaacagcagcagcagcctCAGGTACAGCCTAGAATGGCAGGTAACATGATGGCTGGTATGCAAGGTATGGGGCCTCCTGGTCGCATGCCTCAACAACAAG GTGGAATGGGTATGCAGATGCAGGGACAAATGCAAGGACAAATGGGGCAGAGAATGGGCATGGCTGCTCAAG GTGCAATGCAAATGAACGGGCAAAGAATGCCTCAGTTCCAGATGGGTCAGATGCCTGGATATGGTATGCCCCCTCACCATGGCATGCCTGGTATGAACTACCCAGGGGGTCCCCACCCAGGAATGATGGGAGGGATGCCACAGAGGATGCCCCCTCAGATGGGAGACGGACGACCACCAATGATGCAGGGAGGACGATACTAA